A DNA window from Aquarana catesbeiana isolate 2022-GZ linkage group LG01, ASM4218655v1, whole genome shotgun sequence contains the following coding sequences:
- the KIAA0232 gene encoding uncharacterized protein KIAA0232 homolog isoform X2: MRPICTVVDGLPSEGTLGSFPGPVSVFEMSMLRALDPVQTWLGQELEKCGIDAMIYTRYVLSLLLHDSYDYDLQEQENDIFLGWEKGACKKWGKGKKKSSDLSMEEMKKQAAVQCLLSASDESSGIETLVEELCSKLKDLQSSQGEQLMMNKDEKTSKTVDGLLSPEATSLARKDQAEMYYEAFPPLSEKPVCLQEIMTVWNKSKICSYSSSSSSSTAPQTSTETPSPKNCNSENETIVSNKNNGASNTVQAKNHQRKGKNEKENKFSTLTDAKTGISKSVRRKSNGKIRPRSWSSGSSEAGSNGNQGETKTRFVKVRQKIRDVRNKKGKISPKTLSKNVERKNVAASSSSSVGSVKTLCKRVKRQIKEYAWKDLNEGNVFEERKKETQFREEPLWYTEPITEYFIPLNGKSKLETAYRKHQNWHNRSEEMEELSEIVKDLHLNNHNIHETYLAAGTFIEGHFVEMPAVITEASDPTGTSNCSLLEDNYLDDVHPIEFTHFYEVEIDQSMLDPGASDKVKGESRILNMIRQKSKLQSDFEAESCKVLEDKDLQWGSAIWTESTSSIGAEDLFLQDHSKLAQFWESYSPSSSVDADGESLGGDSPSTLSPFLDSTMLSAHMHAGNQDLFLDRNGSYFSVFEVQCSNSVLPLPREQMVNERVKSESCSSMNRFGKTQSRLLIWTKNSAFDENEQCSNLSTRTCSPWSHSDGTRSDTEALNSHLEDYSQLNAEDSDYIIPRVTLAFQQNIPCTTSRNPFMQNRTLTEESGLVLGKKSKLESLCGIQLEQENKEICDTIEAESKNHHHTHGYSSGVIKDIWTNIEDHSERAEDQIFPLDVNVFSCHEANATCDAFQEPSKAVQRSEYHLWDSQKDLAEKQTFLSSDSLKIDSGDYTTPSKPWDINHVKENSFILGGVYGEFKNFNGEDEWALAPESPAKASLLECAASDVVTIAEADVFMTPGNSFAPGHRPLWRPFVSFEDEHREDRSSNKGFSFILHENLLGTCENFQVDEPGMGYSFSSYELNNRFSQVLHVECSFEPGSIITSSPNYKPKALCSESEGDGNHPRICGVERTQYRSIKISPRTHFRPISASELSPGVGSESDCESEKDEVAAPTLSEGEVFEDPQDDLKPLEEDAENEGHFYGKSELESGKFLPRLQKSGMEKSAQTSLDGQEESFGVLPLEKHDNLDFRVIESFESEVMENSKTNCKMLKREVNEMGDLTLGCDSTSCVEKEEYPPLSINLQGVNAAKEKQCWWQKALYSPLISGPCCDSFYANGNEEGHVDHTSGKDIPCAGWLPLEIEKVDVCM, translated from the exons AGTTCTGGAATTGAAACTTTAGTTGAAGAGCTTTGCTCCAAACTGAAAGATCTCCAGAGTAGCCAAGGTGAACAGCTGATGATGAATAAAG ATGAGAAGACTAGCAAGACTGTAGATGGATTGCTGTCACCAGAAGCAACATCTCTAGCAAGAAAGGATCAGGctgaaat GTATTATGAAGCTTTTCCACCTCTGTCAGAAAAGCCAGTTTGCCTACAAGAAATAATGACCGTGTGGAACAAATCAAAAATCTGCTCTTATTCTAGCTCCTCCTCATCTTCTACTGCCCCACAAACAAGCACCGAAACTCCATCACCAAAGAATTGCAACAGCGAGAATGAAACCATAGTTAGCAACAAAAATAACGGAGCTTCTAACACTGTACAGGCAAAAAACCATCAAAGAAAAGGCAAGAACGAGAAAGAGAACAAGTTTAGCACCCTAACAGATGCTAAAACTGGTATATCAAAAAGTGTGAGGCGCAAGTCAAACGGAAAAATCCGCCCTCGATCCTGGTCATCTGGATCGAGCGAAGCAGGCTCAAATGGTAATCAGGGAGAAACAAAAACGCGTTTTGTCAAAGTAAGGCAAAAAATTAGGGATGTCCGGAACAAAAAGGGGAAAATCAGCCCTAAAACTCTGTCCAAAAATGTTGAGAGAAAAAATGTTGCAGCTAGCAGCAGTAGTAGTGTGGGATCTGTGAAAACACTCTGCAAAAGAGTAAAACGTCAGATAAAAGAATATGCATGGAAAGACTTGAATGAAGGAAATGTctttgaagagagaaaaaaagagacacAATTCAGAGAGGAGCCTTTGTGGTATACTGAACCCATTACAGAATATTTTATTCCTCTGAACGGTAAAAGTAAATTAGAAACTGCATACAGAAAACATCAGAATTGGCATAACAGGTCAGAAGAGATGGAAGAGTTGTCAGAGATCGTAAAAGATCTTCATTTAAATAACCACAATATTCATGAAACATACCTCGCAGCAGGTACCTTTATTGAGGGTCACTTTGTAGAAATGCCTGCAGTCATAACAGAGGCAAGTGATCCCACAGGGACCTCTAACTGTTCTCTTCTAGAGGACAACTATTTGGATGATGTTCACCCTATAGAATTTACACACTTCTATGAAGTGGAAATTGATCAATCCATGTTGGATCCTGGTGCCTCAGATAAGGTGAAAGGAGAAAGTCGAATCCTGAATATGATTCGACAGAAGAGCAAACTGCAAAGTGATTTTGAGGCTGAATCTTGCAAAGTGTTAGAAGATAAGGATTTGCAATGGGGGAGTGCAATATGGACAGAGTCAACCAGTTCTATTGGTGCTGAAGATTTGTTCTTGCAAGACCATAGTAAATTAGCTCAATTTTGGGAGTCCTATTCACCCTCCAGCTCAGTAGATGCAGATGGGGAGAGTTTGGGAGGTGACTCCCCCAGTACCCTTTCCCCTTTTTTAGACAGCACAATGCTTAGTGCTCACATGCATGCAGGCAATCAAGATTTATTTTTGGATAGAAATGGCTCTTATTTTTCAGTGTTTGAAGTGCAATGCAGTAACTCTGTACTTCCGCTGCCCAGGGAGCAGATGGTAAATGAGAGAGTCAAATCAGAGTCTTGTTCCAGCATGAATAGGTTTGGGAAAACTCAGTCACGATTACTTATATGGACCAAAAACAGTGCCTTTGATGAAAACGAACAGTGTTCAAACCTCTCAACTAGAACATGCAGTCCGTGGTCACATTCAGATGGAACACGGTCAGATACGGAGGCTCTGAACAGTCATTTAGAAGATTACAGTCAGTTAAATGCAGAAGACTCAGATTACATAATTCCTAGAGTTACCTTAGCCTTCCAACAGAATATCCCTTGTACAACATCAAGAAATCCATTTATGCAGAACAGGACTTTGACTGAAGAATCAGGGCTGGTGTTGGGAAAAAAATCTAAGCTGGAGTCACTTTGCGGCATTCAGCTTGAACAGGAAAATAAGGAGATATGTGACACTATAGAGGCTGAGAGCAAAAACCACCATCATACACATGGATACAGCTCAGGGGTCATCAAAGACATTTGGACAAACATCGAAGACCATTCTGAAAGAGCGGAGGACCAGATCTTCCCACTAGATGTAAATGTATTTAGTTGTCATGAAGCTAATGCTACATGTGATGCTTTTCAGGAGCCCAGTAAGGCCGTTCAGAGGTCTGAGTACCATCTTTGGGATAGTCAAAAAGATCTTGCAGAAAAGCAGACCTTTCTCTCGAGTGATTCATTAAAGATTGATAGTGGAGATTACACAACTCCATCCAAACCCTGGGATATTAACCATGTGAAAGAAAACTCATTCATTCTTGGAGGCGTGTATGGCGAGTTCAAAAACTTCAATGGCGAAGATGAGTGGGCACTGGCACCGGAGAGTCCGGCAAAAGCAAGCCTACTGGAATGTGCTGCCTCCGATGTCGTTACGATAGCAGAAGCAGATGTGTTTATGACTCCAGGAAACAGTTTTGCTCCTGGACATAGGCCGTTGTGGAGACCATTTGTTTCATTTGAAGATGAGCATAGGGAAGATAGAAGCTCAAACAAAGGTTTTTCTttcattttgcatgaaaatttgctTGGAACGTGTGAGAATTTCCAGGTTGATGAACCAGGAATGGGCTACTCTTTCTCGTCTTATGAGCTGAACAATAGATTTTCACAGGTTCTTCATGTTGAATGTTCATTTGAACCTGGAAGTATCATTACCAGTAGTCCTAATTACAAACCAAAAGCCTTGTGTTCAGAGTCAGAAGGTGATGGAAATCATCCAAGGATTTGTGGAGTGGAAAGAACGCAGTACAGATCGATAAAAATCTCTCCACGCACTCATTTCCGCCCAATATCTGCGTCTGAACTTTCTCCAGGAGTAGGAAGCGAATCCGATTGTGAATCGGAGAAAGATGAGGTAGCCGCACCTACTCTTTCTGAGGGAGAAGTGTTTGAGGATCCGCAGGATGATCTTAAACCGCTTGAAGAAGATGCTGAAAATGAAGGTCATTTTTATGGAAAGTCTGAGCTTGAATCTGGGAAGTTTCTGCCTAGATTGCAGAAGTCTGGCATGGAGAAAAGTGCACAGACTTCTTTAGACGGTCAAGAAGAATCCTTTGGAGTTTTGCCTTTAGAGAAGCATGACAATTTAGACTTTAGAGTTATAGAGTCGTTTGAAAGTGAAGTGATGGAGAACTCTAAAACAAATTGCAAAATGTTAAAAAGAGAAGTAAATGAAATGGGAGACCTGACTCTGGGATGCGACTCTACATCTTGTGTGGAAAAGGAAGAG taccctCCTTTAAGCATCAATCTTCAGGGAGTAAATGCTGCAAAGGAAAAACAGTGCTGGTGGCAGAAAGCACTGTACTCCCCATTGATCTCTGGACCCTGCTGTGACT CTTTCTACGCAAATGGTAATGAAGAAGGTCACGTAGATCACACAAGTGGGAAAGATATCCCATGCGCTGGATGGCTTCCTCTGGAGATTGAGAAAGTAG